The Tenrec ecaudatus isolate mTenEca1 chromosome 7, mTenEca1.hap1, whole genome shotgun sequence genome window below encodes:
- the EDARADD gene encoding ectodysplasin-A receptor-associated adapter protein, producing the protein MLFSPADLSKETSCQENCTCSTCSLRAPNISDLLNDQDILDVIRIKLDPCHPTVKNWRNFASKWGMPYDELCFLEQRPQSPTLEFLLRNSQRTVHQLMELCRLYQRADVEKVLRKWVQEEWPKRGHGDHLWHL; encoded by the coding sequence atgttgttttcccCTGCAGATTTAAGCAAGGAGACGTCCTGTCAAGAAAACTGCACATGCTCCACCTGCTCACTCCGGGCCCCCAATATCAGTGACTTGCTCAATGATCAGGATATATTAGATGTAATCAGGATCAAGCTGGATCCATGCCACCCAAccgtaaagaactggaggaattttGCCAGCAAATGGGGCATGCCCTATGACGAACTGTGTTTCCTGGAGCAGCGGCCGCAGAGCCCCACCTTGGAGTTCTTGCTCCGAAACAGCCAGAGGACGGTGCACCAACTGATGGAGCTCTGCAGGCTCTACCAGCGGGCCGACGTGGAGAAGGTCCTGCGAAAGTGGGTGCAGGAGGAGTGGCCCAAGAGGGGCCACGGTGACCACCTCTGGCACTTGTAG